The Juglans microcarpa x Juglans regia isolate MS1-56 chromosome 8S, Jm3101_v1.0, whole genome shotgun sequence genome has a window encoding:
- the LOC121244256 gene encoding uncharacterized protein LOC121244256 produces the protein MRQGSIPWIVLDDFNVMSGDGERIGGRSRPIIALKEFNDFIDVVGLVDLKFEGNSMSWCNDRHGSARSWNGPSEDTKLDLVATKVELATWVSREETRLAQQAKQAWIEQGEANASFFCAVSSRSNKVVREMKLSYGVWLQSPKEVHLGAVEFLKKFSASSHLGSLPDLSSLVDKVVGDSGNSQFLEFPSIQEVKDAVLSISINSSPSPDGFGSGFYKSCWDIVGGEVVEAVHDLFRGSPSPRFFSSSFLVLIPKVKNPQGFEKFRPSSLCSIFYKIYSKILVGRLSPFLPIIISQEQGVFIRWRSIFGNISMTQELIQSINKPSRGGNVVLKIDMAKEYDSVDWNFLIHVLSGFGFSKPVCCMFCQCISSPCFYVVMNGVPKGFFQAERRLRQGDPIFPYLLIVVEVILSRLLRQNFLDGSIGAYYCPRGTLLISLLLYIDDIVIFANGSKPSSKALSITLGKYEEWSGQRVS, from the exons ATGAGGCAAGGATCCATTCCTTGGATTGTGTTGGACGATTTCAATGTCATGAGTGGTGATGGGGAGAGGATAGGTGGGAGGTCGAGACCAATTATTGCTTTGAaggaatttaatgattttatagatGTGGTGGGGTTGGTTGATTTGAAGTTTGAAGGAAATTCCATGTCCTGGTGTAATGATCGTCATGGAAGTGCTAGAAGTTGG AATGGGCCCTCGGAAGATACGAAACTTGATTTGGTGGCTACTAAGGTAGAGCTAGCTACATGGGTTAGTAGGGAGGAAACTAGGTTGGCGCAGCAAGCTAAACAAGCATGGATTGAGCAGGGAGAGGCTAATGCTAGCTTCTTCTGTGCTGTTTCTTCTAGGTCCAATAAGGTGGTTAGAGAGATGAAGTTGAGTTATGGTGTATGGCTACAATCCCCTAAGGAAGTGCACTTGGGTGCAGtggagtttttaaaaaaattctcggCATCTTCTCACTTAGGGTCGTTACCAGATTTATCCTCTTTGGTGGACAAAGTGGTAGGTGATTCTGGTAATAGTCAGTTTTTAGAGTTTCCTTCAATCCAAGAAGTTAAAGATGCTGTTTTGTCTATTTCTATTAACAGTAGCCCAAGCCCAGATGGGTTTGGGTCTGGTTTCTATAAGtcttgttgggatattgttgGTGGTGAGGTTGTGGAAGCTGTTCATGATTTGTTCAGGGGTTCACCCTCTCccagatttttttcttcttcctttttggtGCTTATTCCTAAAGTGAAAAATCCTcagggttttgagaaatttcgACCTAGTAgtctttgttcaattttttacaaaatctatTCAAAGATACTAGTGGGTCGGTTGTCACCTTTTCTCCCTATAATTATTTCACAGGAGCAGGGAGTGTTTATTCGATGGAGGAGTATTTTTGGGAATATCAGTATGACACAGGAATTGATTCAAAGCATCAATAAGCCGAGTAGGGGAGGCAATGTGGTattgaaaattgatatggcaaagGAATATGATAGTGTTGATTGGAATTTTCTcattcatgttctttcaggaTTTGGTTTTTCGAAACCTGTTTGTTGTATGTTTTGCCAGTGTATTTCCTCTCCTTGCTTTTATGTTGTTATGAATGGTGTCCCCAAGGGTTTTTTTCAAGCAGAGAGGAGACTGAGGCAAGGAGATCCAATTTTTCCTTATCTTTTGATAGTTGTGGAGGTTATATTATCAAGGTTGCTTAGGCAAAATTTTCTAGATGGATCTATTGGTGCTTATTATTGTCCAAGAGGGACTCTGCTTATTTCccttcttttatatatagatgatatagTGATCTTTGCGAATGGAAGCAAGCCTTCttcaaaagctttatccattACTTTGGGAAAGTATGAAGAATGGTCTGGCCAAAGGGTGAGTTAA